A window of Halomonas sp. GFAJ-1 contains these coding sequences:
- a CDS encoding haloacid dehalogenase has translation MSSLEAITFDLDDTLWDNQGVMLKTEEGHYRWLLEALAMWREARQEPPLALHYQQGVADYLQRRQQWAQRVPERRGDFTWLRLRALEEQLEAQGLTRSAAFMWAAAAMNEFHRLRVQVTPHPEAAGLLAALAERYQLAAITNGNIHLKRQPLASYFPVAIAAGELLAPKPDPKPFLTALERLNVAPNRAMHVGDSWKEDVLPAQQLGMHAAWIAERGDQALPARVHRIAHVKELPNLIEWLEKRR, from the coding sequence ATGTCGTCGCTAGAAGCGATTACTTTTGATCTTGATGATACGCTTTGGGACAACCAGGGCGTGATGCTAAAAACGGAAGAGGGGCACTATCGCTGGCTGTTAGAAGCCCTGGCGATGTGGCGCGAAGCACGCCAGGAGCCGCCGTTAGCACTGCATTACCAGCAAGGCGTGGCGGATTATTTGCAGCGTCGCCAGCAGTGGGCACAGCGGGTGCCGGAACGGCGTGGAGACTTTACTTGGCTGCGGTTAAGGGCGCTGGAAGAGCAGCTTGAGGCACAGGGCCTGACGCGCAGTGCCGCCTTCATGTGGGCGGCCGCCGCGATGAATGAGTTTCACCGCCTGCGGGTACAGGTAACGCCTCATCCTGAAGCGGCCGGTTTGTTAGCCGCTTTAGCTGAACGCTACCAGTTGGCCGCGATTACGAATGGCAATATCCACTTAAAGCGCCAACCTTTGGCCAGCTATTTTCCCGTGGCGATTGCCGCAGGTGAGTTGCTGGCGCCGAAGCCTGATCCCAAGCCCTTTCTTACCGCGCTTGAGCGGCTTAACGTGGCCCCAAACCGGGCTATGCACGTGGGTGACTCGTGGAAAGAGGATGTGCTGCCCGCCCAGCAGCTGGGGATGCATGCTGCGTGGATTGCCGAGCGCGGTGACCAGGCACTACCCGCGCGCGTCCACCGCATAGCCCATGTCAAAGAGTTGCCTAACCTGATCGAGTGGCTGGAGAAGCGGCGCTGA
- a CDS encoding YihA family ribosome biogenesis GTP-binding protein, which translates to MTTPHDSLVPRLNYPTARFVISAPTLALCPDDTGAEVAFAGRSNAGKSSAINALTQQTALARTSRTPGRTQLINFFSVMNDESRRLVDLPGYGYAKVPESVKLEWQKHLAEYLRNRFSLRGLVLLMDVRHPLTEFDQMMLNYADQREMPVHILLTKSDKLKKGPASATLQKVRSRLKEWEDLVSVQLFSSLKRDGVDTLSKKLDQWLHTPDQSEHDQPPA; encoded by the coding sequence ATGACTACCCCCCATGATAGCCTAGTCCCCCGACTGAACTACCCCACCGCCCGCTTTGTTATCAGTGCGCCGACCCTTGCGCTCTGCCCTGACGATACCGGTGCGGAAGTGGCCTTTGCCGGGCGCTCCAATGCAGGTAAATCCAGCGCTATTAACGCGCTTACCCAGCAGACCGCGCTGGCGCGCACGTCGCGCACCCCGGGTCGTACCCAGCTGATTAACTTTTTTAGCGTGATGAACGATGAATCACGCCGTTTGGTTGATTTGCCCGGCTATGGTTACGCCAAAGTGCCAGAATCGGTCAAGTTAGAGTGGCAAAAGCACTTGGCTGAGTATCTTCGTAACCGCTTTAGCCTGCGCGGCTTGGTGCTGCTGATGGATGTACGTCACCCGCTTACCGAGTTCGACCAAATGATGCTCAACTATGCCGACCAGCGTGAAATGCCGGTGCATATTTTGCTCACCAAGTCCGACAAACTCAAAAAAGGCCCAGCCAGTGCCACGCTACAAAAAGTCCGCTCACGCCTGAAAGAGTGGGAGGACCTCGTGTCTGTGCAGCTTTTTTCATCGCTTAAGCGCGACGGCGTGGATACGCTTTCCAAGAAGCTCGACCAGTGGCTGCATACACCGGACCAATCAGAGCACGACCAGCCGCCTGCCTAA
- a CDS encoding cytochrome C gives MRKLLASLAITMGAVGTAHAQTDYQAEADASAGRELAQTCAACHGQAGISPSGAFPNLAGQQMSYLAKQIKDIRDGHRMVPTMAGQVDDYSDQDAWDVAAFFAGQDANLGQTSDEDAELLARGEELYRAGDMAKGIPSCSACHTPTGVGIGSAVYPGLSGQHAEYTIATLQDFAAGERANDPNNIMRDIASKMSDSDMEAVANYLLGLH, from the coding sequence ATGAGAAAGTTACTGGCAAGCCTGGCAATTACCATGGGTGCCGTTGGCACCGCCCATGCGCAAACCGACTATCAAGCGGAAGCCGATGCTTCAGCAGGTCGTGAACTGGCCCAAACCTGTGCGGCCTGTCACGGCCAAGCGGGCATCAGCCCGTCGGGTGCGTTTCCTAACCTGGCAGGTCAGCAGATGTCTTACCTGGCCAAGCAAATTAAGGACATCCGCGATGGCCACCGTATGGTGCCCACCATGGCGGGGCAAGTAGATGATTACTCCGACCAGGACGCCTGGGATGTAGCCGCGTTTTTCGCTGGGCAAGATGCTAACTTGGGCCAAACTAGCGATGAAGATGCAGAGCTTCTCGCCCGCGGTGAAGAGCTCTATCGTGCAGGTGACATGGCGAAAGGTATCCCCTCCTGTAGCGCTTGCCACACACCTACCGGTGTTGGTATTGGCAGTGCGGTGTATCCGGGGCTTTCCGGTCAGCATGCGGAATATACGATTGCTACTCTGCAGGATTTTGCAGCCGGTGAGCGGGCTAACGACCCGAACAACATAATGCGCGATATCGCTTCTAAAATGAGCGACAGCGACATGGAAGCGGTAGCGAACTACCTGTTGGGCTTGCACTAA
- a CDS encoding disulfide bond formation protein DsbA: MFKTLVVALAGFGLSAAVSAQELVEGQHYTLLATPVATNVDEGQIEVTEAFWYGCPHCYRLQTPVSEWYESLEDDVSIVHMPATMGGDWNTHANAFYAAKSLGIEEELHADFFAAIHEDGRALTDADDIAAFFADYGVSEEEAKQALTAFSVRSDVNKANSRMREMRLMGVPALVVDGRYVITPSTAGSLDNMPQIAGALVERVRSERTE, from the coding sequence ATGTTTAAAACGTTAGTGGTCGCGTTGGCCGGTTTCGGCCTTTCCGCTGCTGTCAGTGCCCAGGAGTTGGTCGAAGGCCAGCACTACACGCTACTTGCTACCCCCGTGGCGACAAACGTAGACGAAGGGCAGATCGAAGTGACCGAAGCGTTTTGGTACGGATGCCCGCACTGCTATCGCCTCCAAACGCCGGTAAGCGAGTGGTATGAGTCGCTTGAGGACGATGTCAGCATCGTGCACATGCCTGCGACCATGGGCGGTGACTGGAATACCCACGCGAATGCTTTTTATGCCGCTAAGTCGCTGGGGATTGAAGAAGAGCTGCATGCAGATTTCTTCGCTGCGATTCATGAAGACGGTCGTGCGTTAACAGATGCTGATGACATTGCGGCATTTTTTGCGGATTACGGCGTCAGCGAAGAAGAAGCAAAGCAAGCGCTAACGGCTTTCAGCGTGCGCAGTGACGTTAACAAAGCGAACAGCCGCATGCGAGAAATGCGCCTTATGGGTGTTCCTGCGCTAGTGGTTGATGGCCGCTATGTGATTACCCCTAGTACGGCCGGCAGCTTGGATAACATGCCGCAGATTGCCGGTGCGTTAGTTGAGCGCGTCCGCAGCGAGCGCACAGAATAA